Within Tenebrio molitor chromosome 3, icTenMoli1.1, whole genome shotgun sequence, the genomic segment TCGAGTCGGTCCGTTCGGCGAAAGACGAGCGTGTCCGCGAGATCCGCAACGCGGTGGAGTTGATGATAGCTCGGCTCGATTCCCAACTCAAGACCAAACTGTTGACGTTGATGGGTCAAAAGGACTCTCTCACCCAAGAAACCGAGCAGTTGGAGCACCTCTTGCACGAAATAGAACATCAGCTGCACACCTGCACCCGTTCGGAGATGATCTCCAAGAGCGGGGAGCTGTCGCGGATGATCCACGCCATCCGGAAGAAGCCGATGACGAGTTTCGTGACGGCGCCGGTGCCCGCTGACTTCCACAGCGAGATCGTCCCGGCCTACGACAGCAGCACTTTCGTGATGCACTGTTTTTCGCAGCTGCAGAGGAAAGCTGATCCGGTGTATTCGACGCCACTGCACTGCAACGGCTTGTGCTGGAGATTGAAGGTGTATCCGGACGGGAACGGCGTAGTCCGAGGGAATTACTTGTCGGTTTTTCTGGAGCTGAGCGCGGGGTACCCCGAGACGTCGAAGTGAGTCTCTGGTGAGGGTTGAGTTGATGGTTTGCACACGAAGACGTGTTGCAGGTACGAGTACCGCGTGGAGATGATCCACCAGGCCAGTCGCGACTCTACCAAGAACATAGTGAGGGAGTTCGCGTCGGACTTCGAAGTGGGCGAGTGTTGGGGTTACAACCGGTTCTTCAGATTGGACCTCCTCGCCAGCGAGGGGTACCTGAACGTGGCGTTGGACACGCTGGTTTTGCGGTAAAGTACACCAACTTGTCGAGAAATTTGCCTTACACGTGGGACCACCAGGTTCCAGGTGCGCGCCCCCACCTTCTACCAGAGATGTCGCGACCAGCAGTGGTACATCAACCAGTTGCAGACCGTCCAAAACCAGTACATTTCTCAGATCAACGAGTCAAAGGAGAGACTTGCGGCGGAAATCAGTCGGAACGCGGTGGCGGCGACTCTAGGAGCGGCCTCCCAAATCCCCGACATCGCGACCATTGGCATCGTGAAGAGCATGTACAACATGTCGCCGATGACGTCGTCGGAATTGGGAGAAGGTCAACCAGTCGCGTCAACATCAAAAAGCAACGTTCCCGAGAAGTCGTTCTCGTTGAACAGCGATATAACAGCTCTGGCAAAGAATCTGATGGCCAACCCGAACACGTAGGTTTGTCGAAACAGTTGACTTGTGCTCAGTCGGTGGTTGTAGGAAGCAAGCAGCGACCACCACGGGAAACAGCGGCGATTGTCCGAACAACACTAGCAGTTCGTCGTCTGCGTCTTCGATTCAGACGCAGATGGTCATGGGTAAGAAGCAAAAGGAGAACGGGCGACAGAACGTTGCCGAAGCGTTGACGGAAACGCCGCGGCACCTGTTGGGGCTGGGAGTGTCGCTGAGTTCTCCGAATTTGTTAAATTCAAACGTGTCGTTCACGCTTTGTAGCAGCAGCAGCGAGAGCGTGAGTGCGCTGTCGACACAGTTTCGCGGTGCATCTCACAACGTTAGTTTGCAGGATTTAAGCGAGCCCGAAAACATGATGGAGGAGTTCGAGCCTGCCGAGACGAACCTGATCAGTACGGGGGACAATTCGAACGACGAGAACGACGTGGATGACGAGACTATGTCAGGTGATTGAGCAAAAATCGATTGTcgctttttgaaaataattggtGGTTTTAAAGGTAATGGTGACGGAAATGCGCATTACTCACAAAATTCTAACAGTCCCACTAACGAAGCAGCCGAAAAAGACGGTAATTCATCCCTTCCGGCAACTCCTTAAAACCAAATTCCCTGAAATTCATgctaatttgtaaatttcgtcgaattaaaattttcacgtCAGATTTGTGTGTTTTCATGGATCGTTTTATAGGTGAGAATGACGTAGAATATGCGGAGTTTTCCATGACCCAAAGGCTAATGATGCGTGACACGAGCCCTGCGGCCGCAGGCGCCACGGCGCTCTCTCCCACCGAGGGCAACTCCTTCGAGGACAAACTTATGCTCTTGCAGCTATTCGACAGAATAGAAAACTCACCCCAACCGACGTCTTCGAGTAACGGTAAATGCGATCGTCgctttgaggttatgtctgatTGTACTTTTTAGCCTCGGCGCAGTCGACCGGCCGCTCCCAAACAGACTTGCCCCCCGTCAATCTAGATCTAGCGCTATTAGAGAATCTGTCGATAAAGAGCGACGGTAATCGATCATTCATCCAAAGTCGCTCTTCtacttttcattttgtttggtAGATCAGCTGTCGTCGCCTACTGTACCTGACGTGAGCAACAGACGCAAGCTTCGAAAGCGTTTCAAAGGTGGCGCTTCGAACGGGGAAGCGGCGTCGAATCCGACGTGGACCGAGACCGTACCCTTGAACACCAAAGAGTCGGTGATGGGACCTTTGGAATCGTTCCTGCGATCGATCAATTGCTACCCGGAACACGACCAACACCGCAAGAAGGATTCTACGAAGGAGAAGCGCCCGAAGGGGGGCGCCAGTACTGTGCAGATACCTAAATATTCCGTCTCCATCCTCCAACCGTCCTCTCCTCCGCCTCTCGGAGAGAACGTGGACGGAAACGTGCAACCGTCCTCGTCGAACGGATTCAGTTGGACGCCATCTTTGTTGAGTCAAAGGAGACCGAACAAGGTCGCAAAACTTCAAAGTCATGATCTCAGCAAACCGGAAAAGGAGCCGAAAAATGGAAGGTTGGCGATTCAAACGAACTCAAAAATGTGGACtggtttttatttgttgttgcAGATCCGATAATCAGCCTCATTCTGCCTGAGCTGAGATGTTCCAAGCTTCTTTCTGAGTTggtttttttgtattatttttttttacgttggTAGTGTCGGCATGGAACTAACGCCGTAACAGTacttaatttaattctaaACTTGTCTCGACGGTATTAAGCGATTAATCCATCATTCCAGTCGGAATTtacaaaactaactaaaattaGGCTGTGTACAGTGTGAGGTGTTGattaatttagtgtaacgcTAGCTTTCAATGTccctaaataaaatttgcgaACCAAAGAGTGCGTTTCGTTAATAAGCGTGATAATCCATGCCCTGACGCAGAGTCATGCAATCAACTTCATCAATTTTGAGGGTGTTCGTTTTGACGTTGATGTCTTCCTCCAGTTGAATTTGAGTTTTGAGCAAGTACCGCAGAGATGCTTGCGCCTGTAACGTCACAACTCAACCACCTGAAAAGTCACGTTCATGTCTTACTTCGGCCATCATGTGCTGCAGCTGAGCTACGTTTTCCCTTAACTCGGCCACCTCGTTCACCAGACTGATCTCGACGAGATCCTTGCACAGTTCTATCCCCGGCCTCTGCGCCCTGTTCCCCAGCCGCGTGTGAGCCAAAGCCATGAAGCCCTCTTTCTCGGCGATCGCTTTTTCCAAACGGGTGATGTTCCGGGTCATTTCGTTAGCTTGCCGGACGATCTGAAAAAAATCATGCACAAAACTTCAACAAGCACGCAAagttacttcgaaatgttgaGTCTCGAGCTTCGTCTTGGCCTCTTTGACCTCTTCTATTCGCTGGCGGAAGGCTTCGTTGACCGAGTGCCACTGATCGGTCAAATCCTCGATCACTTGTTTGAGGAGAGTGTCGACGTAACATCGCAGCTGGCGCGCGCTGTTGATCTCTTTCGCGGCTCTCTCGATGTTGATCGTGGTAAATTGTTGCCACTCTTCCGCGGTGACGTTTCTACAATCACGTGAGTAAGACATAGGGCGGGTGTTGGTGAGACTTACGCAGGATCGAGCGGGGCAAAACCGTGATAGATGCTCAGATTGAGGCTCGTCTCCTTGAGGCCCAAATTGTGCTCGTCGATCTTGAGGACGTTGCTCTTGTCCTCCAAGTCGCGGTCCATGAAGTAGATGGTGGATCGGAGGCGTCGGATCTGCTCGTTGGCTTGTTCGAGAGTGCGCTTGAGAAGCTTCTGGGCCCCCTCGATCACGTCGATCTCTTTGAGAAGCTCTACTTCGACTTGGTCGTGGCACTGCAAATCGATCAGAACTTGAATCGTTTCAACTTCGCCCCCTCACCAGATCGATCCCGATGCGTCCCTCGCGCAAGATGACGCACTTCTTGCAGATCTTGAGCGACTGCTCTTTGAGGGACTCCATCGCGTCCAGAATTCGCTCGCTGTAAGTTGTCAGACTGTCGATTTCGATGCAGACCTCCTTGCGCTGCTTCTGGATCTCGTCGATGTTAAACTGGATGTCCTTGAGCTTTTCGTCGAGTTTGTGATCGGCTTCTCGACGGTTGAGAAGTGTGATTTCGGCGACCTGATCTCTCAACTTTCGGCAAAAACATGAGTGGGGAGTTGCAATGGTCGAACTGACTTACTCTGTCGCTTTCCGCCAAGACTCGATCGGATAGGGTCTGCTGGTCGTAGCAGTTTCTGTAGCGCAATTGATTGTTCAACATCCATTCTTGGAGGGTGAATCTGAAACGGACCGTTTACTTCGACGAAGCAAAAACTTCGAACGCAACCTGGATGGGGGTGGAGGGACCACCACAAGAGAGTAGTCTTTCAAACGCGTGTGTATTCGTCTGTTCATTTTCAAAACCGAATTGACTTGACTGAACCGGATTGATCGAACGTCACTAGCAGCGTCTTGGTAACCTCTAAACGTAACCTTGACAACGAGTCACCATGGTTAACGCACAAGTAAATCATCACAACTTGCcctggaaaatcatttaaggaTAATAAcagattgaaaattcacgTAGATAAGTATCATGTCGATAATAATCTATCAACTTCTTCTACTTATTCTTCAAACgattcaataacaaaattgctaattaatttgaaacttcagttaccaactattagaagattaccaaaagcttgtagacatttagctgcagataaattaagttccattattaataattgtctttcgacCAAATCAATATCGTCCtttgagaatcttttgcttttttcctatagagctttcaatgtagcagagaaatctgataagtcgttgaataagcatataaaagaaaatctttctaattttgaagtaggtacctcaaatacgaactgattctaagaaacgtacaaatttatcattagctaagaaagtggaagcaaaagtagccgattttgatatcaaaggagctgttaaattattgtcctcggatgactcattagcctcattcaacgaagatgttgctgaagaacttaaaaaaaatatccttcaccatctcgcgaaattttttcccagacccttcaaaaccaggagacattagtttaatagtcaatgagcaaaacgtcCGAGGAGCTATCAATTCATTTCCTGCCagttcttcaccaggtttagatggcatgagaccacaatacttgaaagatattATATCTTTTTCAGCGGGCGAAGCAGGTCAGAAGGCACTAaccaaactgtgcaattttttattatccgGTTGTTTGTCTCCAGGGCACTTAAGTCAGTTTTAGTTGACTTAAGCCTACCTAAACGAAGAGCTTTGTTCGATTTTCTCCGTGATCCACAATtcgttaaatcaaaattgactTACCTTTTTTTGCGGACCGCGAAGAGACCATGGACCGATTGGCATGGGTGGAATTCAACGAGAGTTTTTGGACTTCGGTGCCACTTCAATTAAGTGGGTTTCACGACACGAGACAACTATGTGTGTTCACTCAGACGGTCAAATTCGAAGTCTCTGtttcttccaaaaatgtcCCTCACTCGCGGGGGAGGTTTCGTCAACCCCGATTTTGCACGAAATTGTGAATCGGTTAACGCGCAATAACCAATGACAGAGGGTGCAACTattttcgaattgaatttttaaaactaaattaaactaGGCGCTAAAACTAaaccgaacaaaaccaaacaaaaatgaaaagaactAAATTAACTATTTACAAAAGCCAACACCGGtcaacttccttcagaaatctgccatttattgtatggtgcgtctttatgtgcccttcacaagaaagatggaggaataagaccgatcgctatcggaaactgttggcgaagattgacctcaaagctagcctgtttccaaagtcgtaatattgtaaattcgtatgtatttatttataataattataattttttatattacacattttttcataaattgtcaaattaaaaagttacagccaatatttgatacttttgttccaccctgtataaaggtgttcatttaatattctggtagcatcACCTATGgaaatcttttgttttgaaaaacggatgtcgtaaagttaaaatacgacataacctcactaaaaaataacagcatgacacgaattatgataaaaaaagtaacacaattacaattcacgcacaaattaatcaatttattaaatgaggtGCTGGAAATGTCTACCTTCTTCTTTTCGTAATAATTTGTGGCACGTTCCTGCTTTCCTGCATAAGGTTCAGTCTGTTGTGTTGCGATAACTGACGCACTGGAGTGTGGGGAGCAttcgaaatttaatttttttgcgaatttctcaaaaatttttatctgaaaagaagctgcttgacgagaggaatccaacggtgctaaattcatcgctctaagtcgcttaataacggagttatggccgtttgaaatttcaaaatttaaacggccatagctccgttattaagcaagctacggcaatgaattttacaacgttggattcctctcgtcaaagaccttcttttcaaataaaaatttttgcgaaattcgcaaaaaaataaattttttaattttcgaagatttttggctcaaaagaagctgcttgacgagaggaatccaacggtgctaaattcatcgctctaagtcgcttaataacggagttatggccgtttgaaatttcaaaactttaaacggccatagctcagttattaaccaaactacggcaatgaattttacaccgttggattcctctcgtcaaagaccttcttttcaaataaaaatttttgcgaaattcgcaaaaaaatatttttttaaattttcgaagattttcggctcaaaagaagctgcttgacgagaggaatctaacggtgctaaattcatcgctctaagtcgcttaataacggagttatggccgtttgaaatttcaaaattttaaacggtcatagctccgttattaagcaagctacggcaatgaattttacacagttggattcctctcgtcaaagaccttcttttcaaataaaaatttttgcgaaattcgcaaaaaaatatttttttaaattttcgaagattttcgactcaaaagaagctgcttgacgagaggaatcttacggtgctaaattcatcgctctaagtcgcttaataacggagttatggccgtttgaaatttcaaaattttaaacggtcatagctccgttattaagcaagctacggcaatgaattttacaacgttggattcctctcgtcaaagaccttcttttcaaataaaaatttttgcgaaattcgcaaaaaaataaattttttaattttcgaagatttttggctcaaaagaagctgcttgacgagaggaatcaaacggtgctaaattcatcgctctaagtcgcttaataacggagttatggccgtttgaaatttcaaaactttaaacggccatagctccgttattaagcaagctacggcaatgaattttacaccgttggattcctctcgtcaaagagcttcttttcaaataaaaacttttgcgaaattcgcaaaaaaaaatttttttaaattttcgaagattttcggctcaaaagaagctgcttgacgagaggaatcaaacggtgctaaattcatcgctctaagtcgcttaataacggagttatggccgtttgaaatttcaaaattttaaacggtcatagctccgttattaagcaagctacggcaatgaattttacacagttggattcctctcgtcaaagaccttcttttcaaataaaaatttttgcgaaattcgcaaaaaaatatttttttaaattttcgaagattttcggctcaaaagaagctgcttgacgagaggaatctaacggtgctaaattcatcgctctaagtcgcttaataacggagttatggccgtttgaaatttcaaaattttaaacggtcatagctccgttattaagcatgctacggcaatgaattttacacagttggattcctctcgtcaaagaccttcttttcaaataaaaatttttgcgaaattcgcaaaaaaatatttttttaaattttcgaagattttcgactcaaaagaaggtgcttgacgagaggattcttacggtgctaaattcatcgctctaagtcgcttaataacggagttatggccgtttgaaatttcaaaattttaaacggtcatagctccgttattaagcaagctacggcaatgaattttacaacgttggattcctctcgtcaaagaccttcttttcaaataaaaatttttgcgaaattcgcaaaaaaataatttttttaattttcgaagatttttggctcaaaagaagctgcttgacgagaggaatccaacggtgctaaattcatcgctctaagtcgcttaataacggagttatggccgtttgaaatttcaaaattttaaacggtcatagctccgttattaagcaagctacggcaatgaattttacacagttggattcctctcgtcaaagaccttcttttcaaataaaaatttttgcgaaattcgcaaaaaaatatttttttaaattttcgaagattttcggctcaaaagaagctgcttgacgagaggaatccaacggtgctaaattcatcgctctaagtcgcttaataacggagttatggccgtttgaaatttcaaaactttaaacggccatagctccgttattaagcaagctacggcaatgaattttacaccgttggattcctctcgtcaaagagcttcttttcaaataaaaacttttgcgaaattcgcaaaaaaataaattttttaattttcgaagatttttggctcaaaagaagctgcttgacgagaggaatccaacggtgctaaattcatcgctctaagtcgcttaataacggagttatggccgtttgaaatttcaaaattttaaacggtcatagctccgttattaagcatgctacggcaatgaattttacacagttggattcctctcgtcaaagaccttcttttcaaataaaaatttttgcgaaattcgcaaaaaaatatttttttaaattttcgaagattttcgactcaaaagaaggtgcttgacgagaggattcttacggtgctaaattcatcgctctaagtcgcttaataacggagttatggccgtttgaaatttcaaaattttaaacggtcatagctccgttattaagcaagctacggcaatgaattttacaacgttggattcctctcgtcaaagaccttcttttcaaataaaaatttttgcgaaattcgcaaaaaaatatttttttaaattttcgaagatt encodes:
- the LOC138125874 gene encoding E3 ubiquitin-protein ligase TRIM37-like isoform X4; translation: MATRSKPGNKHDDQSVETLAEVFRCFICMEKLRDAHLCPHCSKLCCYVCIRRWLTEQRSQCPHCRASLHLHELVNCRWVEEVTQQLDTLQAVNLNNNRSDDNDRDKCATHSEKLSVYCWTCRCCICHQCALWGGTHSGHTFKPLDEVYEQHVTQIKDEVTQLRRRLMELISIVQEVERNVESVRSAKDERVREIRNAVELMIARLDSQLKTKLLTLMGQKDSLTQETEQLEHLLHEIEHQLHTCTRSEMISKSGELSRMIHAIRKKPMTSFVTAPVPADFHSEIVPAYDSSTFVMHCFSQLQRKADPVYSTPLHCNGLCWRLKVYPDGNGVVRGNYLSVFLELSAGYPETSKYEYRVEMIHQASRDSTKNIVREFASDFEVGECWGYNRFFRLDLLASEGYLNVALDTLVLRFQVRAPTFYQRCRDQQWYINQLQTVQNQYISQINESKERLAAEISRNAVAATLGAASQIPDIATIGIVKSMYNMSPMTSSELGEGQPVASTSKSNVPEKSFSLNSDITALAKNLMANPNTKQAATTTGNSGDCPNNTSSSSSASSIQTQMVMGKKQKENGRQNVAEALTETPRHLLGLGVSLSSPNLLNSNVSFTLCSSSSESDLSEPENMMEEFEPAETNLISTGDNSNDENDVDDETMSGENDVEYAEFSMTQRLMMRDTSPAAAGATALSPTEGNSFEDKLMLLQLFDRIENSPQPTSSSNASAQSTGRSQTDLPPVNLDLALLENLSIKSDDQLSSPTVPDVSNRRKLRKRFKGGASNGEAASNPTWTETVPLNTKESVMGPLESFLRSINCYPEHDQHRKKDSTKEKRPKGGASTVQIPKYSVSILQPSSPPPLGENVDGNVQPSSSNGFSWTPSLLSQRRPNKVAKLQSHDLSKPEKEPKNGRSDNQPHSA
- the LOC138125874 gene encoding E3 ubiquitin-protein ligase TRIM37-like isoform X3; this translates as MDCFGNGSESTLAEVFRCFICMEKLRDAHLCPHCSKLCCYVCIRRWLTEQRSQCPHCRASLHLHELVNCRWVEEVTQQLDTLQAVNLNNNRSDDNDRDKCATHSEKLSVYCWTCRCCICHQCALWGGTHSGHTFKPLDEVYEQHVTQIKDEVTQLRRRLMELISIVQEVERNVESVRSAKDERVREIRNAVELMIARLDSQLKTKLLTLMGQKDSLTQETEQLEHLLHEIEHQLHTCTRSEMISKSGELSRMIHAIRKKPMTSFVTAPVPADFHSEIVPAYDSSTFVMHCFSQLQRKADPVYSTPLHCNGLCWRLKVYPDGNGVVRGNYLSVFLELSAGYPETSKYEYRVEMIHQASRDSTKNIVREFASDFEVGECWGYNRFFRLDLLASEGYLNVALDTLVLRFQVRAPTFYQRCRDQQWYINQLQTVQNQYISQINESKERLAAEISRNAVAATLGAASQIPDIATIGIVKSMYNMSPMTSSELGEGQPVASTSKSNVPEKSFSLNSDITALAKNLMANPNTKQAATTTGNSGDCPNNTSSSSSASSIQTQMVMGKKQKENGRQNVAEALTETPRHLLGLGVSLSSPNLLNSNVSFTLCSSSSESDLSEPENMMEEFEPAETNLISTGDNSNDENDVDDETMSGNGDGNAHYSQNSNSPTNEAAEKDGENDVEYAEFSMTQRLMMRDTSPAAAGATALSPTEGNSFEDKLMLLQLFDRIENSPQPTSSSNASAQSTGRSQTDLPPVNLDLALLENLSIKSDDQLSSPTVPDVSNRRKLRKRFKGGASNGEAASNPTWTETVPLNTKESVMGPLESFLRSINCYPEHDQHRKKDSTKEKRPKGGASTVQIPKYSVSILQPSSPPPLGENVDGNVQPSSSNGFSWTPSLLSQRRPNKVAKLQSHDLSKPEKEPKNGRSDNQPHSA
- the LOC138125874 gene encoding E3 ubiquitin-protein ligase TRIM37-like isoform X2, with amino-acid sequence MATRSKPGNKHDDQSVETLAEVFRCFICMEKLRDAHLCPHCSKLCCYVCIRRWLTEQRSQCPHCRASLHLHELVNCRWVEEVTQQLDTLQAVNLNNNRSDDNDRDKCATHSEKLSVYCWTCRCCICHQCALWGGTHSGHTFKPLDEVYEQHVTQIKDEVTQLRRRLMELISIVQEVERNVESVRSAKDERVREIRNAVELMIARLDSQLKTKLLTLMGQKDSLTQETEQLEHLLHEIEHQLHTCTRSEMISKSGELSRMIHAIRKKPMTSFVTAPVPADFHSEIVPAYDSSTFVMHCFSQLQRKADPVYSTPLHCNGLCWRLKVYPDGNGVVRGNYLSVFLELSAGYPETSKYEYRVEMIHQASRDSTKNIVREFASDFEVGECWGYNRFFRLDLLASEGYLNVALDTLVLRFQVRAPTFYQRCRDQQWYINQLQTVQNQYISQINESKERLAAEISRNAVAATLGAASQIPDIATIGIVKSMYNMSPMTSSELGEGQPVASTSKSNVPEKSFSLNSDITALAKNLMANPNTKQAATTTGNSGDCPNNTSSSSSASSIQTQMVMGKKQKENGRQNVAEALTETPRHLLGLGVSLSSPNLLNSNVSFTLCSSSSESDLSEPENMMEEFEPAETNLISTGDNSNDENDVDDETMSGNGDGNAHYSQNSNSPTNEAAEKDGENDVEYAEFSMTQRLMMRDTSPAAAGATALSPTEGNSFEDKLMLLQLFDRIENSPQPTSSTSAQSTGRSQTDLPPVNLDLALLENLSIKSDDQLSSPTVPDVSNRRKLRKRFKGGASNGEAASNPTWTETVPLNTKESVMGPLESFLRSINCYPEHDQHRKKDSTKEKRPKGGASTVQIPKYSVSILQPSSPPPLGENVDGNVQPSSSNGFSWTPSLLSQRRPNKVAKLQSHDLSKPEKEPKNGRSDNQPHSA
- the LOC138125874 gene encoding E3 ubiquitin-protein ligase TRIM37-like isoform X7: MATRSKPGNKHDDQSVETLAEVFRCFICMEKLRDAHLCPHCSKLCCYVCIRRWLTEQRSQCPHCRASLHLHELVNCRWVEEVTQQLDTLQAVNLNNNRSDDNDRDKCATHSEKLSVYCWTCRCCICHQCALWGGTHSGHTFKPLDEVYEQHVTQIKDEVTQLRRRLMELISIVQEVERNVESVRSAKDERVREIRNAVELMIARLDSQLKTKLLTLMGQKDSLTQETEQLEHLLHEIEHQLHTCTRSEMISKSGELSRMIHAIRKKPMTSFVTAPVPADFHSEIVPAYDSSTFVMHCFSQLQRKADPVYSTPLHCNGLCWRLKVYPDGNGVVRGNYLSVFLELSAGYPETSKYEYRVEMIHQASRDSTKNIVREFASDFEVGECWGYNRFFRLDLLASEGYLNVALDTLVLRFQVRAPTFYQRCRDQQWYINQLQTVQNQYISQINESKERLAAEISRNAVAATLGAASQIPDIATIGIVKSMYNMSPMTSSELGEGQPVASTSKSNVPEKSFSLNSDITALAKNLMANPNTKQAATTTGNSGDCPNNTSSSSSASSIQTQMVMGKKQKENGRQNVAEALTETPRHLLGLGVSLSSPNLLNSNVSFTLCSSSSESDLSEPENMMEEFEPAETNLISTGDNSNDENDVDDETMSGNGDGNAHYSQNSNSPTNEAAEKDGENDVEYAEFSMTQRLMMRDTSPAAAGATALSPTEGNSFEDKLMLLQLFDRIENSPQPTSSTSAQSTGRSQTDLPPVNLDLALLENLSIKSDAVVAYCT
- the LOC138125874 gene encoding E3 ubiquitin-protein ligase TRIM37-like isoform X1, producing the protein MATRSKPGNKHDDQSVETLAEVFRCFICMEKLRDAHLCPHCSKLCCYVCIRRWLTEQRSQCPHCRASLHLHELVNCRWVEEVTQQLDTLQAVNLNNNRSDDNDRDKCATHSEKLSVYCWTCRCCICHQCALWGGTHSGHTFKPLDEVYEQHVTQIKDEVTQLRRRLMELISIVQEVERNVESVRSAKDERVREIRNAVELMIARLDSQLKTKLLTLMGQKDSLTQETEQLEHLLHEIEHQLHTCTRSEMISKSGELSRMIHAIRKKPMTSFVTAPVPADFHSEIVPAYDSSTFVMHCFSQLQRKADPVYSTPLHCNGLCWRLKVYPDGNGVVRGNYLSVFLELSAGYPETSKYEYRVEMIHQASRDSTKNIVREFASDFEVGECWGYNRFFRLDLLASEGYLNVALDTLVLRFQVRAPTFYQRCRDQQWYINQLQTVQNQYISQINESKERLAAEISRNAVAATLGAASQIPDIATIGIVKSMYNMSPMTSSELGEGQPVASTSKSNVPEKSFSLNSDITALAKNLMANPNTKQAATTTGNSGDCPNNTSSSSSASSIQTQMVMGKKQKENGRQNVAEALTETPRHLLGLGVSLSSPNLLNSNVSFTLCSSSSESDLSEPENMMEEFEPAETNLISTGDNSNDENDVDDETMSGNGDGNAHYSQNSNSPTNEAAEKDGENDVEYAEFSMTQRLMMRDTSPAAAGATALSPTEGNSFEDKLMLLQLFDRIENSPQPTSSSNASAQSTGRSQTDLPPVNLDLALLENLSIKSDDQLSSPTVPDVSNRRKLRKRFKGGASNGEAASNPTWTETVPLNTKESVMGPLESFLRSINCYPEHDQHRKKDSTKEKRPKGGASTVQIPKYSVSILQPSSPPPLGENVDGNVQPSSSNGFSWTPSLLSQRRPNKVAKLQSHDLSKPEKEPKNGRSDNQPHSA
- the LOC138125874 gene encoding E3 ubiquitin-protein ligase TRIM37-like isoform X6, which produces MATRSKPGNKHDDQSVETLAEVFRCFICMEKLRDAHLCPHCSKLCCYVCIRRWLTEQRSQCPHCRASLHLHELVNCRWVEEVTQQLDTLQAVNLNNNRSDDNDRDKCATHSEKLSVYCWTCRCCICHQCALWGGTHSGHTFKPLDEVYEQHVTQIKDEVTQLRRRLMELISIVQEVERNVESVRSAKDERVREIRNAVELMIARLDSQLKTKLLTLMGQKDSLTQETEQLEHLLHEIEHQLHTCTRSEMISKSGELSRMIHAIRKKPMTSFVTAPVPADFHSEIVPAYDSSTFVMHCFSQLQRKADPVYSTPLHCNGLCWRLKVYPDGNGVVRGNYLSVFLELSAGYPETSKYEYRVEMIHQASRDSTKNIVREFASDFEVGECWGYNRFFRLDLLASEGYLNVALDTLVLRFQVRAPTFYQRCRDQQWYINQLQTVQNQYISQINESKERLAAEISRNAVAATLGAASQIPDIATIGIVKSMYNMSPMTSSELGEGQPVASTSKSNVPEKSFSLNSDITALAKNLMANPNTKQAATTTGNSGDCPNNTSSSSSASSIQTQMVMGKKQKENGRQNVAEALTETPRHLLGLGVSLSSPNLLNSNVSFTLCSSSSESDLSEPENMMEEFEPAETNLISTGDNSNDENDVDDETMSGNGDGNAHYSQNSNSPTNEAAEKDGENDVEYAEFSMTQRLMMRDTSPAAAGATALSPTEGNSFEDKLMLLQLFDRIENSPQPTSSSNASAQSTGRSQTDLPPVNLDLALLENLSIKSDAVVAYCT